From the genome of Papaver somniferum cultivar HN1 chromosome 2, ASM357369v1, whole genome shotgun sequence, one region includes:
- the LOC113346633 gene encoding uncharacterized protein LOC113346633 — MEDGRESRSSLGSLSNKRPKAFDIAFPSFFVQIPQKLQNCLKSHFKNSAKDELGANSIIIKENNSFATRKHDLDRQLKAWNNNPTWVDESPEIQVSVPKGSLCNLSVKVKVGLPPDAIYDIVTDPDNRRVFKNIKEVISRKVLVDEGSRQVVEVEQAAMWKFLWWSGTIAVHVMVDQNREDHSMKFKQVKTGFMERFEGCWKVEPLFVDEKMCFPLKPKTWADYDLCTGGKGRVGSIVSLQQLVQPAIVPPPPISWYLRGITTKTTEMLILDLLAESARIRGDISTANSDQKQVELLPELGVVGDKIHIKARWASHRRNSRRHGNHKR, encoded by the exons ATGGAAGACGGGAGAGAAAGTAGATCAAGTTTGGGTTCCCTTAGTAATAAACGTCCTAAAGCCTTTGATATAGCGTTTCCTTCGTTTTTTGTTCAAATTCCTCAAAAGCTTCAAAATTGTTTGAAG TCACATTTCAAGAACTCAGCGAAAGATGAGCTTGGAGCGAATTCTATTATTATAAAGGAGAATAACTCATTTGCTACTCGGAAACACGACTTGGATAGGCAATTGAAGGCTTGGAACAATAATCCCACTTGGGTTGACGAATCTCCTGAAATTCAG GTTAGTGTACCAAAAGGTTCTTTATGCAACCTTAGTGTGAAAGTCAAAGTCGGTTTGCCACCAGATGCAATCTATGACATTGTCACTGACCCTGACAACAGAAGGGTCTTCAAAAATATCAAA GAAGTTATATCCAGAAAGGTATTGGTTGATGAGGGTTCAAGGCAGGTTGTCGAGGTGGAGCAAGCAGCTATGTGGAAGTTTCTTTGGTGGTCGGGAACCATAGCTGTCCATGTTATGGTTGACCAAAACAGAGAGGATCACTCG ATGAAATTCAAGCAAGTGAAAACTGGTTTTATGGAAAGATTTGAAGGGTGCTGGAAAGTGGAACCTCTATTTGTTGATGAAAAAATGTGCTTTCCTTTGAAGCCGAAAACATGGGCTGACTATGATCTGTGCACTGGGGGTAAAGGACGAGTTGGATCAATTGTTAGTTTACAACAACTAGTACAGCCAGCTATAGTTCCACCACCACCAATTTCCTGGTATCTAAGGGGGATAACCACAAAAACTACTGAGATGTTGATATTAGACCTTTTGGCCGAATCTGCCAGAATTAGAGGGGATATTTCTACTGCAAATTCTGACCAAAAGCAGGTAGAGTTATTACCAGAATTAGGCGTAGTAGGCGATAAGATACATATTAAAGCGAGATGGGCCAGTCATAGAAGGAATTCAAGGCGGCATGGTAACCATAAAAGGTAA
- the LOC113346634 gene encoding methionine aminopeptidase 1D, chloroplastic/mitochondrial-like isoform X3, which yields MVCTSSLQPRLFSTFVGDRLTHSKLPLHQLFHDNSRGTDYVPLQLSKTYCSLTDLFFNKSRNRNNLQNNKRKRLEPGEVSPRRPVPEHILRPPYVKSKQSPGIASGLEIHDEYGKECMRASGRLAAQVLEYAGTLVKPGLKTDEIDEAVHQMIIDNGAYPSPLGYGGFPKSVCTSVNECICHGIPDSRALEDGDIINIDVTVYLNGYHGDTSATFFCGDVDDNARNLVKVTKECLDRAISKCAPGVEYKKIGKAIHDHADKHKYGVVRQFVGHGVGKVFHADPVVLHYRNNDAGRMVLGQTFTIEPMLAMGSYNPVMWDDNWTVVTADGSLSAQFEHTLLITEDGAEIMTK from the exons atggtCTGCACTTCTTCACTTCAACCTCGTCTTTTCTCTACCTTTGTCGGAGATCGCCTCACTCATTCTAAACTCCCACTACATCAACTCTTCCACGACAATAGCAGAG GAACAGATTATGTGCCGCTGCAGTTATCAAAAACATATTGTAGCTTAACTGATCTCTttttcaataaaag CAGGAATAGAAATAACTTGCAAAATAATAAACGCAAACGTCTAGAGCCTGGAGAAGTGTCACCTCGTCGACCTGTTCCAGAACATATACTTAGGCCACCATATGTGAAATCAAAGCAGTCACCAGGGATTGCAAGTGGACTTGAAATACACGATGAGTACGGGAAAGAGTGTATGAGAGCTTCTGGAAGGCTTGCTGCGCAGGTTTTGGAGTATGCCGGAACGTTAGTCAAG CCAGGACTAAAGACtgatgaaattgatgaagctGTTCACCAAATGATTATAGATAATGGGGCATATCCTTCGCCTCTGGGCTACGGTGGGTTCCCAAAGAGTGTTTGCACATCAGTGAATGAATGTATTTGCCATGGGATTCCGGATTCGCGTGCACTTGAG gatggcgACATAATCAACATTGATGTGACTGTCTATTTGAAT GGCTATCATGGAGATACATCTGCTACTTTCTTTTGTGGCGATGTTGATGACAATGCACGGAATCTCGTTAAG GTAACTAAGGAATGTCTAGACAGAGCTATCTCAAAATGCGCACCAGGAGTCGAATACAAGAAAATTGGCAAAGCGATACA TGATCATGCAGATAAACATAAATACGGTGTTGTTCGACAGTTTGTTGGCCATGGGGTTGGAAAGGTTTTTCACGCTGATCCAGTAGTTCTACATTACA GAAACAACGATGCTGGGCGAATGGTATTAGGTCAAACCTTTACTATTG AGCCAATGCTGGCAATGGGTAGTTATAATCCTGTTATGTGGGATGATAATTGGACGGTTGTTACAGCTGATGGAAGTCTTTCTGCTCAGTTTGAACACACATTACTAATAACGGAAGATGGTGCTGAGATAATGACCAAGTGA
- the LOC113346634 gene encoding methionine aminopeptidase 1D, chloroplastic/mitochondrial-like isoform X4, with protein sequence MVCTSSLQPRLFSTFVGDRLTHSKLPLHQLFHDNSRGTDYVPLQLSKTYCSLTDLFFNKRNRNNLQNNKRKRLEPGEVSPRRPVPEHILRPPYVKSKQSPGIASGLEIHDEYGKECMRASGRLAAQVLEYAGTLVKPGLKTDEIDEAVHQMIIDNGAYPSPLGYGGFPKSVCTSVNECICHGIPDSRALEDGDIINIDVTVYLNGYHGDTSATFFCGDVDDNARNLVKVTKECLDRAISKCAPGVEYKKIGKAIHDHADKHKYGVVRQFVGHGVGKVFHADPVVLHYRNNDAGRMVLGQTFTIEPMLAMGSYNPVMWDDNWTVVTADGSLSAQFEHTLLITEDGAEIMTK encoded by the exons atggtCTGCACTTCTTCACTTCAACCTCGTCTTTTCTCTACCTTTGTCGGAGATCGCCTCACTCATTCTAAACTCCCACTACATCAACTCTTCCACGACAATAGCAGAG GAACAGATTATGTGCCGCTGCAGTTATCAAAAACATATTGTAGCTTAACTGATCTCTttttcaataaaag GAATAGAAATAACTTGCAAAATAATAAACGCAAACGTCTAGAGCCTGGAGAAGTGTCACCTCGTCGACCTGTTCCAGAACATATACTTAGGCCACCATATGTGAAATCAAAGCAGTCACCAGGGATTGCAAGTGGACTTGAAATACACGATGAGTACGGGAAAGAGTGTATGAGAGCTTCTGGAAGGCTTGCTGCGCAGGTTTTGGAGTATGCCGGAACGTTAGTCAAG CCAGGACTAAAGACtgatgaaattgatgaagctGTTCACCAAATGATTATAGATAATGGGGCATATCCTTCGCCTCTGGGCTACGGTGGGTTCCCAAAGAGTGTTTGCACATCAGTGAATGAATGTATTTGCCATGGGATTCCGGATTCGCGTGCACTTGAG gatggcgACATAATCAACATTGATGTGACTGTCTATTTGAAT GGCTATCATGGAGATACATCTGCTACTTTCTTTTGTGGCGATGTTGATGACAATGCACGGAATCTCGTTAAG GTAACTAAGGAATGTCTAGACAGAGCTATCTCAAAATGCGCACCAGGAGTCGAATACAAGAAAATTGGCAAAGCGATACA TGATCATGCAGATAAACATAAATACGGTGTTGTTCGACAGTTTGTTGGCCATGGGGTTGGAAAGGTTTTTCACGCTGATCCAGTAGTTCTACATTACA GAAACAACGATGCTGGGCGAATGGTATTAGGTCAAACCTTTACTATTG AGCCAATGCTGGCAATGGGTAGTTATAATCCTGTTATGTGGGATGATAATTGGACGGTTGTTACAGCTGATGGAAGTCTTTCTGCTCAGTTTGAACACACATTACTAATAACGGAAGATGGTGCTGAGATAATGACCAAGTGA
- the LOC113346634 gene encoding methionine aminopeptidase 1D, chloroplastic/mitochondrial-like isoform X5, whose translation MVCTSSLQPRLFSTFVGDRLTHSKLPLHQLFHDNSRDYVPLQLSKTYCSLTDLFFNKSRNRNNLQNNKRKRLEPGEVSPRRPVPEHILRPPYVKSKQSPGIASGLEIHDEYGKECMRASGRLAAQVLEYAGTLVKPGLKTDEIDEAVHQMIIDNGAYPSPLGYGGFPKSVCTSVNECICHGIPDSRALEDGDIINIDVTVYLNGYHGDTSATFFCGDVDDNARNLVKVTKECLDRAISKCAPGVEYKKIGKAIHDHADKHKYGVVRQFVGHGVGKVFHADPVVLHYRNNDAGRMVLGQTFTIEPMLAMGSYNPVMWDDNWTVVTADGSLSAQFEHTLLITEDGAEIMTK comes from the exons atggtCTGCACTTCTTCACTTCAACCTCGTCTTTTCTCTACCTTTGTCGGAGATCGCCTCACTCATTCTAAACTCCCACTACATCAACTCTTCCACGACAATAGCAGAG ATTATGTGCCGCTGCAGTTATCAAAAACATATTGTAGCTTAACTGATCTCTttttcaataaaag CAGGAATAGAAATAACTTGCAAAATAATAAACGCAAACGTCTAGAGCCTGGAGAAGTGTCACCTCGTCGACCTGTTCCAGAACATATACTTAGGCCACCATATGTGAAATCAAAGCAGTCACCAGGGATTGCAAGTGGACTTGAAATACACGATGAGTACGGGAAAGAGTGTATGAGAGCTTCTGGAAGGCTTGCTGCGCAGGTTTTGGAGTATGCCGGAACGTTAGTCAAG CCAGGACTAAAGACtgatgaaattgatgaagctGTTCACCAAATGATTATAGATAATGGGGCATATCCTTCGCCTCTGGGCTACGGTGGGTTCCCAAAGAGTGTTTGCACATCAGTGAATGAATGTATTTGCCATGGGATTCCGGATTCGCGTGCACTTGAG gatggcgACATAATCAACATTGATGTGACTGTCTATTTGAAT GGCTATCATGGAGATACATCTGCTACTTTCTTTTGTGGCGATGTTGATGACAATGCACGGAATCTCGTTAAG GTAACTAAGGAATGTCTAGACAGAGCTATCTCAAAATGCGCACCAGGAGTCGAATACAAGAAAATTGGCAAAGCGATACA TGATCATGCAGATAAACATAAATACGGTGTTGTTCGACAGTTTGTTGGCCATGGGGTTGGAAAGGTTTTTCACGCTGATCCAGTAGTTCTACATTACA GAAACAACGATGCTGGGCGAATGGTATTAGGTCAAACCTTTACTATTG AGCCAATGCTGGCAATGGGTAGTTATAATCCTGTTATGTGGGATGATAATTGGACGGTTGTTACAGCTGATGGAAGTCTTTCTGCTCAGTTTGAACACACATTACTAATAACGGAAGATGGTGCTGAGATAATGACCAAGTGA
- the LOC113346634 gene encoding methionine aminopeptidase 1D, chloroplastic/mitochondrial-like isoform X6, translating into MVCTSSLQPRLFSTFVGDRLTHSKLPLHQLFHDNSRDYVPLQLSKTYCSLTDLFFNKRNRNNLQNNKRKRLEPGEVSPRRPVPEHILRPPYVKSKQSPGIASGLEIHDEYGKECMRASGRLAAQVLEYAGTLVKPGLKTDEIDEAVHQMIIDNGAYPSPLGYGGFPKSVCTSVNECICHGIPDSRALEDGDIINIDVTVYLNGYHGDTSATFFCGDVDDNARNLVKVTKECLDRAISKCAPGVEYKKIGKAIHDHADKHKYGVVRQFVGHGVGKVFHADPVVLHYRNNDAGRMVLGQTFTIEPMLAMGSYNPVMWDDNWTVVTADGSLSAQFEHTLLITEDGAEIMTK; encoded by the exons atggtCTGCACTTCTTCACTTCAACCTCGTCTTTTCTCTACCTTTGTCGGAGATCGCCTCACTCATTCTAAACTCCCACTACATCAACTCTTCCACGACAATAGCAGAG ATTATGTGCCGCTGCAGTTATCAAAAACATATTGTAGCTTAACTGATCTCTttttcaataaaag GAATAGAAATAACTTGCAAAATAATAAACGCAAACGTCTAGAGCCTGGAGAAGTGTCACCTCGTCGACCTGTTCCAGAACATATACTTAGGCCACCATATGTGAAATCAAAGCAGTCACCAGGGATTGCAAGTGGACTTGAAATACACGATGAGTACGGGAAAGAGTGTATGAGAGCTTCTGGAAGGCTTGCTGCGCAGGTTTTGGAGTATGCCGGAACGTTAGTCAAG CCAGGACTAAAGACtgatgaaattgatgaagctGTTCACCAAATGATTATAGATAATGGGGCATATCCTTCGCCTCTGGGCTACGGTGGGTTCCCAAAGAGTGTTTGCACATCAGTGAATGAATGTATTTGCCATGGGATTCCGGATTCGCGTGCACTTGAG gatggcgACATAATCAACATTGATGTGACTGTCTATTTGAAT GGCTATCATGGAGATACATCTGCTACTTTCTTTTGTGGCGATGTTGATGACAATGCACGGAATCTCGTTAAG GTAACTAAGGAATGTCTAGACAGAGCTATCTCAAAATGCGCACCAGGAGTCGAATACAAGAAAATTGGCAAAGCGATACA TGATCATGCAGATAAACATAAATACGGTGTTGTTCGACAGTTTGTTGGCCATGGGGTTGGAAAGGTTTTTCACGCTGATCCAGTAGTTCTACATTACA GAAACAACGATGCTGGGCGAATGGTATTAGGTCAAACCTTTACTATTG AGCCAATGCTGGCAATGGGTAGTTATAATCCTGTTATGTGGGATGATAATTGGACGGTTGTTACAGCTGATGGAAGTCTTTCTGCTCAGTTTGAACACACATTACTAATAACGGAAGATGGTGCTGAGATAATGACCAAGTGA
- the LOC113346634 gene encoding methionine aminopeptidase 1D, chloroplastic/mitochondrial-like isoform X2 translates to MVCTSSLQPRLFSTFVGDRLTHSKLPLHQLFHDNSRAGTDYVPLQLSKTYCSLTDLFFNKRNRNNLQNNKRKRLEPGEVSPRRPVPEHILRPPYVKSKQSPGIASGLEIHDEYGKECMRASGRLAAQVLEYAGTLVKPGLKTDEIDEAVHQMIIDNGAYPSPLGYGGFPKSVCTSVNECICHGIPDSRALEDGDIINIDVTVYLNGYHGDTSATFFCGDVDDNARNLVKVTKECLDRAISKCAPGVEYKKIGKAIHDHADKHKYGVVRQFVGHGVGKVFHADPVVLHYRNNDAGRMVLGQTFTIEPMLAMGSYNPVMWDDNWTVVTADGSLSAQFEHTLLITEDGAEIMTK, encoded by the exons atggtCTGCACTTCTTCACTTCAACCTCGTCTTTTCTCTACCTTTGTCGGAGATCGCCTCACTCATTCTAAACTCCCACTACATCAACTCTTCCACGACAATAGCAGAG CAGGAACAGATTATGTGCCGCTGCAGTTATCAAAAACATATTGTAGCTTAACTGATCTCTttttcaataaaag GAATAGAAATAACTTGCAAAATAATAAACGCAAACGTCTAGAGCCTGGAGAAGTGTCACCTCGTCGACCTGTTCCAGAACATATACTTAGGCCACCATATGTGAAATCAAAGCAGTCACCAGGGATTGCAAGTGGACTTGAAATACACGATGAGTACGGGAAAGAGTGTATGAGAGCTTCTGGAAGGCTTGCTGCGCAGGTTTTGGAGTATGCCGGAACGTTAGTCAAG CCAGGACTAAAGACtgatgaaattgatgaagctGTTCACCAAATGATTATAGATAATGGGGCATATCCTTCGCCTCTGGGCTACGGTGGGTTCCCAAAGAGTGTTTGCACATCAGTGAATGAATGTATTTGCCATGGGATTCCGGATTCGCGTGCACTTGAG gatggcgACATAATCAACATTGATGTGACTGTCTATTTGAAT GGCTATCATGGAGATACATCTGCTACTTTCTTTTGTGGCGATGTTGATGACAATGCACGGAATCTCGTTAAG GTAACTAAGGAATGTCTAGACAGAGCTATCTCAAAATGCGCACCAGGAGTCGAATACAAGAAAATTGGCAAAGCGATACA TGATCATGCAGATAAACATAAATACGGTGTTGTTCGACAGTTTGTTGGCCATGGGGTTGGAAAGGTTTTTCACGCTGATCCAGTAGTTCTACATTACA GAAACAACGATGCTGGGCGAATGGTATTAGGTCAAACCTTTACTATTG AGCCAATGCTGGCAATGGGTAGTTATAATCCTGTTATGTGGGATGATAATTGGACGGTTGTTACAGCTGATGGAAGTCTTTCTGCTCAGTTTGAACACACATTACTAATAACGGAAGATGGTGCTGAGATAATGACCAAGTGA
- the LOC113346634 gene encoding methionine aminopeptidase 1D, chloroplastic/mitochondrial-like isoform X1, whose translation MVCTSSLQPRLFSTFVGDRLTHSKLPLHQLFHDNSRAGTDYVPLQLSKTYCSLTDLFFNKSRNRNNLQNNKRKRLEPGEVSPRRPVPEHILRPPYVKSKQSPGIASGLEIHDEYGKECMRASGRLAAQVLEYAGTLVKPGLKTDEIDEAVHQMIIDNGAYPSPLGYGGFPKSVCTSVNECICHGIPDSRALEDGDIINIDVTVYLNGYHGDTSATFFCGDVDDNARNLVKVTKECLDRAISKCAPGVEYKKIGKAIHDHADKHKYGVVRQFVGHGVGKVFHADPVVLHYRNNDAGRMVLGQTFTIEPMLAMGSYNPVMWDDNWTVVTADGSLSAQFEHTLLITEDGAEIMTK comes from the exons atggtCTGCACTTCTTCACTTCAACCTCGTCTTTTCTCTACCTTTGTCGGAGATCGCCTCACTCATTCTAAACTCCCACTACATCAACTCTTCCACGACAATAGCAGAG CAGGAACAGATTATGTGCCGCTGCAGTTATCAAAAACATATTGTAGCTTAACTGATCTCTttttcaataaaag CAGGAATAGAAATAACTTGCAAAATAATAAACGCAAACGTCTAGAGCCTGGAGAAGTGTCACCTCGTCGACCTGTTCCAGAACATATACTTAGGCCACCATATGTGAAATCAAAGCAGTCACCAGGGATTGCAAGTGGACTTGAAATACACGATGAGTACGGGAAAGAGTGTATGAGAGCTTCTGGAAGGCTTGCTGCGCAGGTTTTGGAGTATGCCGGAACGTTAGTCAAG CCAGGACTAAAGACtgatgaaattgatgaagctGTTCACCAAATGATTATAGATAATGGGGCATATCCTTCGCCTCTGGGCTACGGTGGGTTCCCAAAGAGTGTTTGCACATCAGTGAATGAATGTATTTGCCATGGGATTCCGGATTCGCGTGCACTTGAG gatggcgACATAATCAACATTGATGTGACTGTCTATTTGAAT GGCTATCATGGAGATACATCTGCTACTTTCTTTTGTGGCGATGTTGATGACAATGCACGGAATCTCGTTAAG GTAACTAAGGAATGTCTAGACAGAGCTATCTCAAAATGCGCACCAGGAGTCGAATACAAGAAAATTGGCAAAGCGATACA TGATCATGCAGATAAACATAAATACGGTGTTGTTCGACAGTTTGTTGGCCATGGGGTTGGAAAGGTTTTTCACGCTGATCCAGTAGTTCTACATTACA GAAACAACGATGCTGGGCGAATGGTATTAGGTCAAACCTTTACTATTG AGCCAATGCTGGCAATGGGTAGTTATAATCCTGTTATGTGGGATGATAATTGGACGGTTGTTACAGCTGATGGAAGTCTTTCTGCTCAGTTTGAACACACATTACTAATAACGGAAGATGGTGCTGAGATAATGACCAAGTGA